The following DNA comes from Hordeum vulgare subsp. vulgare chromosome 3H, MorexV3_pseudomolecules_assembly, whole genome shotgun sequence.
GATCTTTTTCTTTGATGGAGTAATCTCTATCATTAGATTTACCAAAAATGAGAATATGTCAAAGGAGAAAGATCATGCAGTAAAATTTGAAATAAACTTAGGCTGTGTTTGGTTTGGCTTTTTAACCCAACTTCTGCTTTGAAGAAGCTAGAAGCTAACCGATGGGGTAATTTTTTAAAACAGCTTTTGACAATCTGCAGTTTTCACGTAGTGTAAATTTTGAAGCTGGGTTACCCCAACTTCTCAACTTCTCAACCAACCGTTTTTAACTGTCTCCTTAAAATTGAGAGTtatttacccaccaatgccactggCAAGTCAAATACCTCTTCGCTCTGTTTCTTTCTCTTGCTCGAGTTGGACCCAGTCGGACGAGTGTCGCCTCCCATGCACGGCTAGGGTTCACCGCAACCGCCACTGCCCTCCGCCGCTCGCTGCCGCTGCCCTCCGCCGCTGCCCTTCGCCGCCCGCCATCCGATGACCAGCCAccctcctctcttcttccataTTTCTCCATCCTTCCTTCCTCTTCCCTGCCTGGTCATGGTGACATGATCGTTGGCTCCAGAGTCGGCGTACCAGATGGTACGTACCATCACCTCCTTGCTCTTGATTTTCAGCTGCAACAAAACGAGCATCGGGGACATAATCGTCATCGTAACGGTGCCAACAATCCATGACCTCATGGCCTGCCTTCTTGCAAAGTTGACACCGAACACGACCATTGGAGGAAGCTTGTCCAGAGgaggtgtggttgttgttgtagccaccCCCTCCAGACGTGcggagtttttgttgttgtagcctcCGTTCGGGCATGCACCTTGGCTGCTGCCACGGCCACGCCCACCGCCGTTGTTGCCACGGCCCCATCCCTGGTTATCGCGCCCACGGCCAGTCCCGCGGCCACGAGCAGCAGCATTGGCCGATGACTGTTGTATGTTCATCCCATGGAGGAGGTTTAGGCGCGTGTCAAAGCTTAGCAGTTGGGTATATAGTTCTTGAACAGTCACGGGCTCTACCTGTGCAGCAAGGGTCGACACGACCGGGTTGTAGTCGAGATCGAGTCCGGCCAGAACCTGAGAGACAATTTTTCCGCTTGATAGTGTCGCTCCAGTGCATGCGGTCTCATCTAAGAGCGCCTTGATCTTGGCTAGGTATTCTGACATAGTCATGTTACCTTTTTTGAGGTTGGTGAGCTCAATCTGTGTATAGCATGGATCGCTGCCCATACTTCCCCGACGTCTGAAGGGTAACCACCTGCGCAAGAATCTCGCGAGACAAGGAACCCATCAGAAACCCTTGAACTTGTTGCCGCCGCGCATACCAGAGGACGCGGGCGAAGTTCGCAATCTGCTCCTCCTTGCCATCCTTGATGATGGTGAGTGTCTCCGGCGGCGTTTGGCTCACCACATCAAGGTGATGGCCCATCTGTGCGCCCTTGATTTGGGGCAGCACAATAGCCTTCCACATGAGGTAGTTTTGCCTCGTGAGCTTCTCCTGCGGTGGGGGTTCGATGGACATGGGATATGCGGAGGTGGAGACGAGGGAGCGAAGGTGGAAGATGACGCAACGGATGTGGCGAGGGTACTCAAAGTACTGGATTCTGTGgaaggggaagtcatggcgatggcTGGCGATGAGCCTAGGCTAGATGCGATGTCCTTTCGATCTTTGAGAAGAAGATGCTCTCATGACCATGTAAAACTAGTTAGAAGCGTTAAACCCTTTTCCCGAACCGCGATTGTATTTGTAGAAGAGGTGTCGTGGCTTACAAGTTGATCAACCGAGAGTCCGTtgagagagaagttacaaaggggtTCGACGGAGGGGAACGAAAACAGAAGAAGAGATAGAATAGGAAACTATGTTTAAACCTAATTCTATCTCATTACAATGTATTCTAACATGGTGCAACGTATGTGGTATGTAGGCGGTTTTCTCATGTACCAAGGGTAGCAAGGCAATGAGTCATGTGACGTTGTTGCTTGCGCGTTTTTTGTCCCAGTTTTCGTTATAAATTTGGTCCTCTATTTGATTTTGAGTTGGTTTCCCTTATAAACCGGATCAATATTTTTTCGATGAGGACTCGTTCACATGGGATACCTCCAATGACAACCTTTTAAGGGAAACCTATGAACTCAGCCGTGGACATCAAATAATGTTGAAAACTCAGTTATTATGGGTGAAATTACATCGATCAGAGGCTTGTGAAATAAAAGTGTCGTTTCTAGGAGTTGATTCATAGGATGTGCAACACTTGGGAAAAGCCACCCTCCCCTACCCATCACACAAGACACTTTAAGGCTAGCtcgcattacatttgcatgttgtCCATGCCAAGCTATGAAGTCCTCGAAACAAGCTTTTTGccctgctttatatataaagcttcAACCAAACATAGTACACTGCCGAACAATACAAGGGGATGGCGTGGCCCTCAAACAATGCCGATCCCACGCTAACTGTATCATGCACCACGCACGCGACGACACAACCAAATTAAAGTACAGGAATTACTGAGAACAACACCACACTAAGCCCTATAACACCTAAGTTCCACAACAACATCCCCAAGGGGTAGAGCGGCGTTAAGCGTCGCCGTTGCCGTGTCCCGAATAGACATAGGTTTTCACCTGGAACCGGGACATGGAAAGGAGCACCATGACGACGTTTTCAAGAAGACAATGGCGTCCGCGTGCGTCGACGTCGCCGGCAACAATCACGAAACTTTCGCCTGACAACTCCCCCGCATCACCAAACAAGGTCTCCACGACCAGCGCAACGAGCCCAAAACTCCAGATCCATATCAGGGCGCCGCTATTGTCAGAGATAAAGAGTGCACCCGAGCCACCCGCTGCAACACCTCTCGCCGGCCACACGACTAGGACATAatgccatcatcgtcgtcatggtgCCCGCCGGAGAGCCAACCATGCGAACCTCCATCCAGGGACACCACCCCGGCATACATGTCCAAGGCTCCACAAACCGTCCACATCATGGTGCATCACCTCGATAATAGGAGTAAACGGGATCTCCTTCCACTCCTAGCCCGACATCAATCCCGGAGTATGGGTCGATACCTCTACAGTAGAAGGCACCCAAGCCCGCGTCTCCAGCAGGTCCCGGTGGACCGTGGGGGTACACTAGCCCGTGACTCCAGACGGCCATCGTCGAGCGCACTTGCACGACGCCATGTCTGTGGCCCTTGACGTCGATCTGCCCAACGGTGTTGTGAAGCCTCAACCACCACCAATGTCCATCGTACCCGTGAGAAGAGGGACCTCACCATCCACGGGCTCCTCCAGGACTGAGCCCAAGCACACCTACCTGGAGCGCAAACTCCAACTCGCCCTAAGTCATAGCCATGTCTACGGCCAGAGCCAGGGGAAGGAGGCCCACTGCCACCGCCCAGCGCAACCGGTTCATGGCCGGCACAGAGCTCCGAGGACTGTCTCCCCACCGACCAGCACCATCCGTGCCTCTGGACAAGGCAACTCCAGTCGCAAACGAACAACCCCACCATGGCACATCACTAGCGCGGCCGAGCTCCTGGCCTCTAGCATGCATCAACATACGGACGACACATTCTCCCTCGTCCTAAAGGAAAAGAACATGCTTCAATGGTGGGAAGGGAACTTTGGGCGAGAGAGGCGACGGAGGATTTCTCGTCCCGAGAGGGGAGCGAAGGGGCATGCCGGCCCCATTGCGAACGATCATGTATTCATGTCGCTCGACACCCCTAAATCATTCGAGACACGGACCGCCCTAAATCATCCGAGATACGGACGATGTGCTCCTAGTATTCGTGAAATTAGTTCATAAGTATTCGTGAATTTAGCTTATAATGACATCATCGGGATTATTTAATTTAAAAacatttacaaaaagaaaatccTGGCCTCACGAGGATAACATGAGCATCAAAGAGTACACTGATAATGTGGGTTAACATGTGATGAATTGCAGCGTATATAGTGATCGCTGATCAGACCAAGGCTTGTGCTCCTTGGCAAGCCATCCTACCCAACGCAACCAACCCGAAGCCTTCCGCTCCATTCCATTCCCATGTCAAGCGACGACGTGCCCATGGCCGACGCCGGCGAGGTCCTCGACGCCGCCACCGCCACTAGCACCCAGGCCGCCGACGCGCAGGCGCAGCAGCACCCCACCACCGAGAGCGCCCTGGTCTCCGACGCGGAGCAACACCCGGCCGCCCTGGCCTCCGACGCGCAGCAGCACCCAACCACCGAGAGCGCCCTGGTCTCCGACGAGGAGCAACACCCGGCCGCCCTGGCCGCCGACTCCGACGCGCAGCAGTACCCCACCACCGAGAGCGCCCTGGTCTCCGACGAGGAGCAACACCCGGCCGCCCTGGCCGCCGACTCCGACGCGCAGCAGTACCCCACCACCGAGAGCGCCCTGGTCTCCGACGAGGAGCAACACCCGGCCGCCCTGGCCGCCGACGCGCAGCAGCACCCGGCCGCCGGAAGCGACCTGGCCTTCGACGCGCAGCATCACATGAGGGCCGCGGCGGAgcgggaggaggagcaggacacgAGGTACCTCATCGACGAGCTCGCCGGTAAGTAATCCATCATCGCCCGCTCATCCAATGGATTTGATTGGTCGCCATCAGTGACCCTGAGCTCCATAATGATCTGATCATTTACGCAAATATTGTTGGGTCGTTACCCGCCAGAGCTGAGGATCATATTTGACGAGATGATACCAGAGTTGAACTGCGAGGATCTGGAGGAGCAGAATCAGAGGCTCAGGGATGAACTCGAAGCCACGGACGAAGAGATCGAGCTGAAGACGGAGATGATTGCAAGATTGCAGGAGCTGGAGAAGGTATATATGCTCATGCCATCTCTTGCTGCCTCAACTCTAAAATGCTAAGTATCTTACTTTCAGAGTGCTCAACTTTTTAACTCAGCTCTACTCTACAGTGTCTTTTTACAAATTGACACCAGCATCAGTAGTTCAGTAAGTACCTAACAAAAAGTAACGGATGCTAATGTCGGATGCGAGGCCTCAGGTGAGTGAGGCCTGAATTGCAAGTTTATACGCGAAATTTACAGCGGCGTGCCGAATTTTGTTACTGAAGCGATCATCGACATCATATATATGTGTCCAGAGAGACACTGAAATGAAGCAACCAAACACAGTGTTGAATTCAGGCTGTcagtttactttcagttttggaTTATTTGATTCAGGCCGTTCATAGAGACACTGAAAGTAAACTGAAAAATAAACACTCTGAAAACTGTCGGTTTACTTTCAGTTTACAAAGTGTTGAATTTTcagtttactttcagttttcagAGTGTTAAATTTTCACGTCTTCAGAGTGTTGTTCTGCAAATGAACACCGATATCAGCACTTGACAAAATAAAATGGGTTGCAGATAACAACGGCGAATGCTCAAGTCTGGCTGAAAAGGGCGTGAAATGCTTTTTTTTATAAGTTAACTCTGAATTAATTATAGCCAAAAAATTACAGCGGCATGTCCACTTTTCCATTGAATTGATAGTTATCAAAATGAAGCTTACAACCAACGCAACACGGTGTACATATGCAGCTGGCAGCAAAAACACTATAAATTCAAATCATCTGCAGAATTAGCATCAGTGCCACTTTGCTTTCAGTTTTCAGGGTGTTGAATTTTCACCTCAACTTCGTACTGTAGTTTTGCAAAAGAACACAGATATCGCACTTACAAAAAAAAAACAGTTGTGGATAGAAATTGGAATTTGTAAATCCGGCTGGGCTTGAAATGCATTTTTTTCAGTCAAAAATTGGAATATGCCGAATTAATATTGTATTGACCATGGACCGCAATTCAGCATATGCTCAGAGAAACAGTAACAGAGAGCACCTGCCCAGCTCAAAAGTAACAACCAACAAAGCCACCTCCCCTTGCAGTATGACCCGGTTTATTTGCTTTCGCCATCTTAACATAGTCTTGTGTTGTTTTTATCGTCTTAGGATAATGGTCCCACACATGGTGCTTTGGAGGTCAACACACTGGACATGACAGGTGGAGAGAACAAGCTGCCTGTGCTGCATGAGATAGAGAAGGTAGGGTCCTGCATTTCTTACCTGAACTCTACAACATGTTAAACTTTCAGTTTTCAGACTGCTGAATTTTCACCTGAACattagaatatttttggaaatgaACACAGGTAGGGTCCTGCATTTCTTACCTAAActctacaacatgttaaaatttCAGTTTTCAGACTGCTGAATTTTCACCTGAACATTAGAATCATTTTGGAAATGAACACGGATGTCCGCATCTGCAGTTATCAAAAAGAAATTACAGATGGCAATGCCAAATGCACGCTGAAAAGAGCGTGGTATGTTGAATGCCTAATTCTGTTTTTACTCATCATGGACAACATATGCTCAGAGAGTACTTGCCCTGCTTTATTACAAGCCAAAACATCTAGGTGGGGGTTAAAACAATGTCGAATTCAAACCATCTACCTGTACTCCCAATCTTAATGCTAGAATTAGCTTCAGTGTCAGTCCCTCATTTAATCCAGATGCTACTCAGGCAGTATTCCCCCTAAATTAGTATTAGGAAGCATCATCTTAAGATGATTTCAGTGGAAACTCTTGACAAATATTGGCTCTTTTAGCTGGATTATCGCTACATTCATAACTAACAGACTGAGCTCTCCACCGCAATATCACCTGGTTCATGTCCTTTTCATGGTCTTACCGAAACTCCCATACACATACACAGGGTGCTTTGGAGATCAACACATCGGAGCTTGGAGGTGGAGAGTGCAATGTGGCTGACCATGCTCTCATGCTGCATGAAAACCACAAGGTTTCTCCTTCTCTTTGATAGGACAATCGATAAGCTAATCTGCATCAAATTTTTATCAGCTCCATCAAACAGCTGGCCATGCTATTCATACCAAATAACATATCCATACGCGCCTTGTAGCAAGAGATGGAGGCTATTCATTCCAAGCTAATTCAACTTGAGAGGCAACTGGAGCAAAGGGATAAAGACCTGGTGCTCATCGCACGGCAGCTGAACATGAAACTACAAGCAGCGGTGAAGCTCCCAGAGGAAGACCATCAATGTCTTTATGGGGTAATGACTCATGTGAGAAATATTCTGGACGAGGAAGTGAAAAGGATGAGTGATTCATTGTACCGCCTCAACAGAGAGCAGCCTAACGGCAAAGAGCTCCAAGAGAATCGCCAAGAGTTGATTCAGGTAAAAGTAAAAGCTCACAGTTTTTAAAATTTCTAGTTGCTCTATCTGGGAGgagttacattgttgctaaaagtTTTCCTCATTGAAATGATCATAATGTGCAGGTTTTCGAGAACATGCCGATTAGTAGGGGCGCAGTTTTTGGAATCAAAAGGATGGGCCAACTTGATGAAAGTCCTTTTCGCGCCGCATGCAATTTAAAATACAGGGACAATGATCCAGAGAACAAAGCTGCAAGGTTGGTTTCGTATTGGCAGGGGAAAATACAGAAGCCATCGTGGCGTCCGTTTGTTACTATTCGGATCAAAGAAGAAGATCAGGTGTCTATCCAATTTCCCTACAGCATTCATTCACTTACATTTCTCTGAATTTTGTGTGAACAATCACAAGGGTGTTTTGTGACAATTACAGGAGGTTATAGATGACAATGATCCAAAACTAAGCAAGCTGCGGTCTCAGTACGACGACAACGTCTGCAATGCAGTGAAGGATGCACTGAGAGAGCTCAACGAGTACAGTCCTGGCGAGCGGTGCATCATGAATGAGGTCTGGAACTTCCGGGAAGGGCGGAAAGCGACAACGACAGAGGTGATCACCTGCATTTTAGAGCAGCTGGTAGCGGCAGACCCAGGATTGCGAGGAAATGAATTCAAGGTTCCCAcaaaaaaatattcaaattcaatATAACCGGCTAAAAACAGCTGTTTAGTTGTATAACCGGATGACAATAGTTCAATCAACCAACTAAAACAATAGAGACTATCACCAACCGGATCTGTCTTAAGCTTTCTTTGCTACATTTGTTTGGAGAAACAACAAAAAATGGTCTCCATTGATAGTTAGTAGAGCAGATTGATGCTGATACTGCTAGGCTATTTTACCCAAAAGCATTGTGAGTGCCCAGTTACTCCATGAAGATGCGAGTCTAGTCAGTAATGTTCAAAGCATGGCTGCTTATAGATTGTTAATGATGTCAGAACTCTAGAGTTACTCATGTGTCAGAACTCTAGAGTTACTTCATCACAAAAGAGGAATTCTAGAGTTACCATGGCAACTTAAACTGCAACCTGGTAAGCTAAACAATGCAATATCTCTAGCACACGAAGGTTGGAAATATTGACACCCATATACGCTGCAAATCTACTATAGGTGAAATTTGAAAAGAACAGCATAGCAATACAATCTCCTGGTTCAAATGTAGTTGCACAAATAGGGATACAAGCGGAATGTGTCTGCTTGTCCGCAATCGTCCACAAAGAGAAAAATTAAACTAACACGGTTTTTAAAGTAATGAAGATTAGTGCAAGTTTTGCTTTGGGGACAAGTGGACGCCATCCGCTTGCTTCCCTATGCACAAAAGATGAAGCAATCATTCAACATACAACTAGCGGTGTTTGTTAAACATTGTATTGTTGCGGTATAGTATAAACCGTATTCCTTGTGTAACACGTTAGGCTTAGAGATAAGATCCCAGTTAAACTAGATTGCTTGAAGATCAATCCTAAGCCTAACAAACTCTTGTAACCTCTTTGTAATCCTCgcgttggtgcccatataaacacGCACGCGTCCCTGCGGTATGTATACGCTTAACCTACGGGTTTTCACATGGTATACAGAGCTAGTCTCTTCCAATACATCTAGCCGCCGCcatgtccacctcctcctctgcgaTCGCCATGGCCTCTCCCTCCATCGCCTCTCTCGGCCACACCATCACAGAGAAGCTAACAAGGGATAATTTCCTTGTATGGAGAGCCCAAGTCCTGCCGCACATCCGTGCCGCCGGTATGATGGGGTTCCTTGATGGCTCAAACAAGGAACCCAGCGCCGAGCTTCTCCTGGAGAAAGAAGCTACTGGCAAGAAGGAGATCGTCGCTACTCCCAACCCCGAACATGCCGTTTGGGTGACCCAGGACCAACAGGTACTTACTTTCCTGCTGGCATCTCTCTCTCGCGACGTGCTGATGTAGGTCAGCAACTGCGAGACTGCTGCCGAGGCGTGGAAGGAGCTTCTTTAGAGCTTCTCATCGCAGTCGAGGGCGCGCATCATCCAGCTCCGCTCGCAGATCACCACTACTCGCAAAGGTGATCTCTCCGCCGCCGCTTACTTCACCAGGATGAAGGGGCTCGCTGATGAACTTGCTGCTGCTGGAAACCCCTTGATGAGGACGACGTGGTGTCGCACATCCTCCAAGGGCTGATGCATGAACCCGAGTACAACGGGTTCGTTTTTGCTATCTCAACTCGCACCATCACTGATCAACCGATCGGTCTTGGAGAGCTGTACTCTCTCTTGCTTGCAGCAGAGGGTCGGATCACTACTCAGGTCACCTCCTACACGGCCAATATGGCTGCTAagggaggtggccggggcggcTACGGTCGCTCTGGGAACGGCAACGGCGGTCCCcgtggctacaacaacaacaacacgggtGGCCGCTTCTTCGACAACTCGGGCAACGGTGGCGGGCGTGGTGACCGTGGTGGTGACCGCGGTGACCGCAACAACAATCGGGAAAATTGCCAGATCTGCAAAGAGAGCGGGCATGGTGCGTGGCGCTGCAAAAAGCGCTTCGATCGCAGCTTCAACAACAATGTCCGTAACCCAGCTAgcagtggaggtggaggtggaaacACATCTGCCAATGCTTCCCAATCTTCGGGGTCCTATGGAGTGGATACCAACTGGTATCTTGACACCGGCACGACAGATCATGTCACTGGTGAGCTTGAGAAGTTAGCTGTTCGGGATCGCTACACCGGAACGGATCAAATCCACACTGCAAGTGGTCAAGGTATGAACATTGCTCATATTGGCCACTCCGTTTTATCTACTCCCCATGGTTCTCTAAACTTAAACAATATCCTCCATGCACCTCTAGCTGACAAAAGTCTTCTCTCTGCTTACAAACTTATCAATGATAACTATGCTTTTTTGAAGTTTACCCTGAAATTGTTTTTTTTAAGGATCGGGACACTCGGAGAACAATCCTTCAAAGCAAGAGTAAAAATCGCCTGTTTCCAATCTCTGGTCGCCATGATCCTCCTCATCGACAAGCACTTGGTGTGACCAAACCTTCCACTTCAAGATGGCATAAGCGTCTAGGTCATCCGACTTTACCGCTTGTCCAGAAAATTCTTAGAGATTTTTGTCTTCCTGTGTCCAATAAAAACGATCACTTGTTAGTTTGTGATTCATGTCAAATGGCCAAGAGCCATCAACTCCCTTATACTCGTTCCACTAGTGAGTCCAAAGCTCTTTTAGAGCTTTTTTTCTGATGTGTGAGGGCCTAGACCCCTTTATGTAGGCAAGCAAAAGTACTATGTTAGCTTTATTGATGATTTCAGCAAGTTTAGCTGGATTTATTTACTCAAGCATAAATctgatgtgtttgccaagtttcattttttCCAACAACACGTTGAGCGCCTCTTTGATCGAAAGATCCTTGCCATGCAAACAGATTG
Coding sequences within:
- the LOC123439348 gene encoding factor of DNA methylation 2-like: MRAAAEREEEQDTRYLIDELAELRIIFDEMIPELNCEDLEEQNQRLRDELEATDEEIELKTEMIARLQELEKDNGPTHGALEVNTLDMTGGENKLPVLHEIEKGALEINTSELGGGECNVADHALMLHENHKQEMEAIHSKLIQLERQLEQRDKDLVLIARQLNMKLQAAVKLPEEDHQCLYGVMTHVRNILDEEVKRMSDSLYRLNREQPNGKELQENRQELIQVFENMPISRGAVFGIKRMGQLDESPFRAACNLKYRDNDPENKAARLVSYWQGKIQKPSWRPFVTIRIKEEDQEVIDDNDPKLSKLRSQYDDNVCNAVKDALRELNEYSPGERCIMNEVWNFREGRKATTTEVITCILEQLVAADPGLRGNEFKVPTKKYSNSI